The DNA window GTTTGTGGGGCACACAGTCACACCCATAAGGGCCCAACTGCCACTTCTCTTCCACGCAAGGGATCCTCCTGGAGCTGAGGAGAGATGGTCCTTGGGAGGGGGCCTGGGACAGGGGGTCTCACAGTGTCCCTCAGCAGCTTCATCCACAAATGCACACCCAAGATGAGGACGCCAGTTACCAAGGGACACTGCCAGGTGGGAATTAGTGAGAATGAGCTTTATGTAAGTTTAGGAAGGAGGCCTCGCAGGCATGTGTACCTGTGGTAATATGTTATTTATTGAGACAATGTGCCAAGCTGTGCCACATACCTCACAAACATATCTGATTTCATTCTTGTGACTTCCTAGCAAGGTAGTAACTATGATTACCTCcattttttgtatgtatgtatttatgtatttatttatttttgagacaaagtctcaccctgttgcccaggctggagtgcagtggtgcaatctcggctcactgcaacctctgcctcccgagttcaagcgattctcctgcctcagcctcccgagcgaaaggcgcaccaccacgcccagctaacttttgtatttttagtacagatgcggtttcactatgttggccaggctggtgtcgaacccctgacctcaaatgatccacccacctcggcctcccaaagtgctgggattacaggcgtgagccactgtatccagcctaGATTACCTCCATTTTTTAGATCAAGAAAACAGTTTGAGCTGGGCACAGCTGAAACTCCCCTGGGAAGGGGCGCCAAGGTCCAGGATGAGGAGGAATTCTCAGGTATGTGGCATTCCTGCTGGTGGCGGGACAGGGAAGGACAGAAAAGATTTGCTGGTGGACACAGTATTTTATTATAGGAAAGGGCCCTGAAATAATCTCATCCGAGCCccttaaagatgaggaaactgaggcccgagTAATAGAGGTATTTTTCTGAGGTCACAGTGTGAGTTGGGGACAGCTAGCTCCTGCATTCCACCCAGCAGAAGGAAGTTGGGGTGGAGCTACCAATTGGCCACATCTGCCTAGAAGTGAAAGGTTCAGCAAGAAGAGGCAAGAACCAAGGACCTCAGGACCTAGTCTGAGGAAAGCAGTTAGGGCTGGAGGGCTCTTCAGGTGTCTTGGAGCTGACTCGGGGCAGACGGCAAGGCCTGTGCTGAATGAACGAACGAGGGAATGGGCAATGGTGAGGAAGGGCAGGGGGACAAGAGAACCAGGCCACTGAGGGGCTGCTGGGACCAAGGGAGCCAGGCttcaaggaggaaagaaaggagaaaaggaaccaACTTTGGTCATCAGTAGCCTGTCCATGACCTTGGAATAGATGATCCTAGTGGAATGCTTCAGGCAGAGCTACCCAGGAAGGAAGTGTGGAAGGGAAGGAGGTGAAGAGGAGGCGGTAGGTATAGACTGCAGGAAGGAGCCAGAGAACAGAAGGTGGGAGTCTTCAAGTATTTGAAGTTGATTTACTGAATCAACTCAAGTGGTTTCCAGGAGAGAAGCATGGCATTTTGGGGCAGAAGGGAGAGGTGGCAAGTCTGAGAAGGAAACCAACAAGGGTGGTTGGCTAGGTGGGCTGGACGGCCAGGGACAGACAGCGTGACTTATGGAGGGAGGACACCTCTTCAGAAAGAAACCGAAACATGTTGAAAAGGGACTGACTGCAAGATGAAGCAGTGTCCACTGGGTCTGGGTCAAAGTCATCTGGTGCGGGAGGGGGATGTGGAAAGGGGGCTGCAGTGGAAAGGAGTCTGAGCAGTGCTCACGCCAAGGAGCCACTGCGGGACCTCATTCACATCAAGCAGCACCCATCCGTCCTGGGTCACGTCTCAGGTATTCTGAGTTCACCTCTAACCTGAATCTACAGCCAGGAAGCCGCAATGGAGAAATGGCTGAGGAGCGTTCCAGCCTTGGGGTTTGGCCTGGCAGAGATGTCCAAGGTCATGATCATTGAGATAGGAGGGGAAGGCAAGAGTACCCGGATGTGAGGCTCGGGGAATGGGTCCTGGGCAGCTGACAATGAGGGCACCCGAACCCAGCAccacaggctttgtgtgagcagcaGGTAAAGGTATCAAAGTCTGAGACAGGGGTGAGGGGAAACTTCCTCATGCAGAGGGGTGGTGTCATGGGGAATGAGGCAACTCCATGTCACAAAAGGAAAGGGATGAACCCAGCAGCACCCAGACATAAACCACAGTCTGGCTTCAGGGAAGAGGACTGAGCCCTTAGCAGGGATCTCCGTCAGGGCAAAGGAGTTTTCTTGGGAGGGATGAAGGGGCATGTCCTCTGCTGGCAACCACTCCCCAGGCAACAGAACCAAGTAAGTGACCAGATGAGACTAGGtaaaggaggctgggcagggaCAGAGGCAGCCCTGCTCCCTGGAGCCCTTAGCCCTTGGGCAAGGCTGGCAGGAGGGTTGTGGCACTCACACGTGTGTGACTTGCAGGAGGTCCCATCCCACCATCTAGTGATTCTGTCCATCGCTCCTGGCCCGCAGCCCTGCCTTGGGTCACTGGAGGGCAGATCAAGGACTGACATATGGCATTCCAGCCCCATCTCTTTGCTATTTGttattaacaaatttatttacatttcctgaaccaaaattaattgtaaaatttAACAGGAAGGGGGTAACATGACCTCTAAGGTGGGCTGTACACAAAGTTGCTCTATTTCCAAACTAATAACTTGAGTCCTCACCCACAGCTGGGTCCCCTCTTCTTCCTTTGAAAGGAGATACAGAATAGCACCAGGCTTCCGGGAGCTTCAACATTTAAAGAGACAAACCCACGGACACAGAGAAGGGTGAGAAGAACCACAGTACAaattataatgaaagaaaaagtggCCAGAGAATCGATAGCAAACCCATTTCTGTCTCCAGATTAATGGCTTGGCTGCCAGAAATGGGGGGAGGTCcttggggaaggagaggagggactgagggaggagggtgatGTGGAAGTTGGCAGGTGACACACTGGCCCCGGAACAGCCGAACTCCAGGCAGGCAGCTCAAGCTGAGAAGGCAGAGAAGGGCCAAGAGGGGTCCCAGAGGGGGCTCTGGCCacatcctgggctcaggggaaAGGTCAGTGCTGGGCCCCAACTAAGTGCCTGGGGGAGGGAGCTCTGTGAGTGGCGCAGCTCGAGCCCCTCCTCTGCTTCATATGTTCCTGAGGATCTGTGTGCGGGAgcgtggggggctgggggaggggataaACACAGGCATTTCGGAAAGCAGGAGCGGCCACATGCTCGTGGGAAAGGAGGTCGGGCTTGGGGGTGGAGCACACCAACAGCTAACCCTCGGCTCTGCAGAGAGGCAAGGGCCTGCGGAGGGCCAGGAAGCCAGGCCAGGACTCCTGCTGCCCCAGCTCCTTTGTGGTCCCTCCCCATGCCAActttgcctctgtctcctggcGTGGGTGGCCAGTCTCAGCTGGGCAAGCCCACTGTGGACTCTGCCTGGTCAGGAATATGGCAGGAGGTGGGGGTAGGAGAGGGCAGCCCCTAGTCCAGATTCTCTCCCAAAGACCTGGCCAGTGGGAGGGCTGGCTCTGTTGGCTCCATGGAGCTGAGCGTGACAGCTGCTTGCTGGACTTCAAAGGCCAGGCCTGGGCCCCCTTCTGGCTCTTTTGGGGAAGTCCTGGGGCTCTGCCCCTCCTGCGTCCTGGTCAGCCCTGGCCGGGTGTGCAGCACGCAGCAGGGGAATAAATTGTATCTGTGGCCCTTCAATCTGGAGCTGCCTGGCTCCGTGAAGAGCCAAGCACCTTGGGGACTCATAGGAGCAGCTCTCTGCCGGCATGGggccggggctggggctggggttgggACCAGGGCTGGGAGACAGGGCGACAGGGCACCTGGAGAGGCTGGGGGCCCAGAGGCATCAGGAACAGCTGGCTCCTGCACTGGCTGGCAGGGGCTGCAGGAAGGAGGTAGACCTGCTCTCTGCAGGTGCTCCTGAGGGCTGCACACTGGTAGCTGAGTGCAGGGGGGCTGATGGCCGGCCTGGAGCTGTGGGGCAGCTGGGGAGCTGGCCAGCCTCCTGGGATACAGGGCTAGGGGTTGCACACTCAGAATCCTCAGGCCCTGGGGGCCATCCTTCCCCCAGCCAGTGGGGCTGTGTGGCCCAGAACTCTCCTGGTCTGTCTGTGGGCTGCCAGGGGAAGGGGTCTGGGAGAGAGAGGCAGGTCTGTGAGTGGCACAAGGGCTGGAGGGAGGTGAGGAGCCTGGACTCATGGCCTGGAAGGGGAAGACAGGGAAGATGCTTGCCACCGGTTGTCCTGGTGCCACAGGGGTTAGGTGCTATTGGGACAAAAAATGAAGCCTGTGGCCAAgaggcccccactctcttctcagCATTGCCACTGGGGAACTGAACCTTGCGCTTGTGGCCAACAAGTGCCAGGTCTGGGCCAGAGGCGAGTTCCATAAAACCAGAGCTAGGCAGCAGGCGTTGGCAAGCAGGGTTCCTAGACATCGGTGTCTCTGGGGTGTCCATAAACACATCAACTAACCCCCTCAGGTCCTGGCAGCTTGCTATAGGTTCAGGTACCTCACCAGTCCCTGCACGTTCAGCTGGTGCCTGCGTGCTGTTCACTGTCCCATCCTGCTTTGGGACACCTGACACCTGGCAGCCGTCTTCCTTCCTTATCCTGGGAGATGCTGCCCTGGGATGGGAGGGCTGGTGGGGATGCAGAGTCTTAGGACAGAGAGGGTCACAGTCAGAAGCTGGGGAACCTGACCACCTGTTGGGACAGAAACACCCAGTGAGCTGCAGGTTTCAACTTCACAgcaggcctgggccagggctGAGGGCACAGGGAGAGCCGCCACAGCTGGCGGTTCATGTGTTGAGATAGCTGCCTTCTCTGAGGCCCTGTGTGAAAGTCCTCCTGTTTGGGTCTGAACCTGCCGCAGCAGTTAGCAGTGTGTGCACTTCTCTTGGCTCTGTGGCCTGTGGTTGGGGCTGGCCAGAGGAATATGTTAGAGGCTATTCCATTTCATGACTTCACAGAGGAGGCTGTGCCCTTTGGCAGCTGAAGAAAGCAGTGCAGTTCCTGGCTGTGCGAGTTGAGCTTGAGGTGGAGATTTggggtgagaggtgaagccataGCTCCAGATGGGAGAGGGTCTGCCTTGCTGGCAGCAAGGGGAAGCGGAGCTCAGAGGGCCCTGGAATTTCCACCAAACCCCATGCAGTCCTTCCTTCTGGTGGTGACTTCTACAGAGGGAGAAAGACTTTACTCTTCACCTATCTAGGAGAGGCCCAAAAACTACCCCCCTGCTCCGTGGCCAGAATTGCTTATCATCCACATCAAAGCCCGTGGGGTAGGAAGGGAGCCACAGTCTGGTCTGGGTCTAGTCTTCATCAACTGAAGCCACAAATGgaggtcttttaatttttttttggccacCCCCAAAACAAACAGGACTGAGGATGAGGGGAAAGGAAGgtgagaaaagaggaaaacatcACAGTCTGGTCCCAACAGCCACCAACCTGAGGGTCTCTTCCCACCCAGAGGGCAACAGAGGAGAGTGCAGACACAGTTATGCCTGCCAGCATGGCACTCACCTGGGGAGGCCGGCCTGGAAAGGGATGTCTACAAagctgtggctgagctgggcaATGATCCTGTCCACTTCTGCATATGGATGGGCTTCTAGGGCAAAGCCCTGGTGCTGGGCACTCTGAAGATGCTACCGGGGGGCGAGAGGAAGACAGGGCATTACATGAGGCCTGGGGGGAGGGGGACATGGAAGCTGACCTCCCAGCCCATGCTATGGCCCTGGAGGACACAGCCACAGCAGTGTGGAGATTGCACAGGAAGGACTCATCCCCAATGAGCAGGATCCCTCACGGCACTCTGGGAGCAGCTGCTTAGTGGGGAAGGGGCTCACCACATGGAGCTCCTCGAAGGCCTCTTGGCAGCACTCACAGTAGCCTTTCTTCCTCCTGGGCATGGTGTGGGCAGCTGATCGCAGGCTTGGCTCTCCAGCCTTGGATTCTCTGGGGAGGGTACATAGTGCAGCAAAGTGGTTACTGCTGGGGCCCTTGGGGGAAGAGCCACTACTTAGGGCCTGGAGCCTAGGTCAAGGAGGGGAAGGACTGAGACGGCCAAGGGGCTGGGCAGGCACCGGAAGGTGGGCCTTCCCTGAGCTTGGTACCAATCATCTAAGAATGGCAAGAGAGGAACAAGGAAGAAGACGTCTGGAGACCTCCTTGTGGGCAGCCTGTCTTATCTctgtccttctcttttttttttttagacagagtctagcttagtcacccaggctggagtgcagtggtgtgatctcggctcaccgcaaccttcgcctcctgggctcaagccattctcctgcctcagtctcccgaatagctgggattacaggcacacaccaccacgcccagctaatttttgtattttcagtatagatggggtttcaccatgttggccaggctggtctcgaactcctgacctcaggtgatctgcctgccttggcctcccaaagtgcttggattacaggcgtgagccaccgctcccggccgtcTCCGTCCTCTTAAACCACAGGTGAGGATGGGGTGGTGATAGCAGCAGCAAGAATCCCTTGTAGGAATTCCAACTCTGTGCTCAAACCTACACCCACATTCATGAGACCTGAAAGATGAAAGGGAAAAGGTCTCAGGCACAGTGAAGGGACTGCTCTTCTTTTCCACCCTGAATATCTCCCCAGCTTGGTTCGGTCTGTCCCTTCCCTCATGCTGCCTTGTGTCTCTCACAGTTGTCCTCACTGTCCACTAGGACTTTCAAACCTTCCTCaaacctgacttttttttttttagatggagtcccgctctgtcacccccaggctggagtgcagcagcacaatttcagctcactgcaacctccacctcctgggttcaagtctcttgtctcagcctcccaaatagctgggattacaggcacacaccaccacccagagctaattttttttctttgtatttttagtagagacagggtatcgccacattggccaggctgatctcaaactcctgacctcaggtgatccgcccgcctcagcctcccaaaatgctgggattacggactgAGCCACAACATCTGGCCAAACCTGACTTCTTATCTGAATATCAGCCCCGTATTTCTAGCACCTAaagggcatttcttttttttttttttgagacggagtcttgctctgtcgcccaggctggaatgcagtggccggatctcggctcactgcaagctccgcctcctgggttcccgccattctcctgcctcagcctcccgagtagctgggaccacaggcgcccgccacctcgcccggctagttttttttttgtattttttagtagagatggggtttcaccgtgttagccgggatggtctcgatctcctgacctcgtgatctgctcgtcttggcctcccaaagtgctaggattacaggcttgagccaccgcgcccggccactaaaGGGCATTTCTATCTGGCTATCCAGCAAACTCGGCAAGTCCAAAACACTCCTTTTAAAGACTTCCAGACGATATACAGAAAAACTCATAAATTCAACTATATacaactttaaaatatgtatgcatgGCAAAGAATCATTAGCaaatgatatggttaggctttgtgtccccactcaaatctcatattgaatgtAACCCctataatccccaagtgtcaacGGAGAGatcaggtggaggtaactgaatcatgggggtggtttcccccatgctgttctcgtgatacttagttctcatgagatatgatggttttataaggggctctttctgcttcgctcagcacttctccttcctgccaccttgtgcagaaggtgccttgcttcccctttgccttccaccatgactgtaagtttcctgaggcctccccagccatgctgaactgtgagtctattaaacctctttcctttacaaattatccagtctcacaCAGGTCtgtatagcagtatgaaaatggactaatacagcaaagttaaaagacaaaccACAAACTTGGGGTTTTGttgtcttttaaaagtatttacaaCTTCTCTGCTCAGGGAggcttagaaaaaaagaaaactatatatattgatttatttacaactgccaggtacggtggctcacgcttagaatccctgcattttgggaagtcaaggcgggaggatcgctttggcccaggagttcgagaccagcctgggcaacatggtaaaaccctacctctacaaaaaatataaaaattagccaggtgtggtggtgcgcaactgtagtcccagttacttgggaggctgagatgggaggatcgcctgagcctgggaggtggaggttacagtgagcagagaaaagaaaatatttacaactaaTGACAAAGAGCTCATTTTTCTAATAGGAGAAGGGCTCTTTACAAATCATTAAAGTGATCAATAACcccaataaaaaatgggcaaagtatatAAAGAAGGTTCACGTAAAAAGAGACTCAGACAACCAAACATACGCAAACATACTTAGCCTCATTCatagtaagaaaaaacaaaaattataattatactgAGATACAGTTTTTAATCTGTTATACTGGAGGTCAACATATCTGCCAGTAACAGCATGAGGCGAGGGGATGGGAAACAGCCTCTCTCATGCAGTGCAGGTAACATATAAGTTGGCATCTCCTCCATGAAAAGCCATTTGGCtgaatttatcaaaattataaatgcatatatcTTTTGACCCAATATTTCTATCTTTAGGAATTTACTCCACAAATACAATTGTTCAAAATTGCAAATTTACTCTGAACATGATTTTCATTGGAGCTAATCTAAGCATCCATGAATAACagactggttaaataaaatacaggaaatacaTTCCATATAATAGAATAATGGAATACcctgcagccataaaagggaacacaaattttttttttttttttttttgagacagggtctcactctgtcacccaggctgttgtgCAGAGGtactaccttggctcactgcaacctccgcttcccatgCTTAAGTAATTCCccagcctcaggctcccgagtagctgagactacaggtttgcaccaccacgcctggctaatttttgtatttttagtagaggtggggttttaccatgttgctcaggctggtctcaaactcgtgggctcaagtggtccacctgccttggcctcccaaggtgctgggattacaggtataagccactgtgtctggccagatttttaaaaaatataaaaatagagatggtggtctcattatgttgcccaggctggtctcgaactcctggcctcaaagtgatCATTCccccttgggctcccaaagtgctgggattacaggcgtggtctATCTTCAGAGATAGTTCATAGATACACAAGTACATATGTAtccttcattctctcttcttACATAAAGAATCATggccggggcggtggctcaagcctgtaatcccagcactttgggaggccaagactggcggatcacgaggtcaggagatcaagaccatcctggctaacacggtgaaaccctgtctctactaaagaatacaaaaaaactagctgagcgaggtggcgggcgactgtagtccctgctcctcgggaggctgaggcaggagaatggcgtaaacctgggaggcggagcttgcagtgagccgagatccggccactgcactccagcccgggcgacagagccagattccatctcaaaaaaaaaaaaaaaaaaaaaaaaaaaatcatataggctgggcattgtggctcatgcctgtaatcccagcactttgggaggctgaggtgggtggatcacgaggtcaggagtttgagaccagttggccaacatggtgaaaccccatctctactaaaaatacaaaaaattagccgggcgtggtggtgcgtgcctgtaatcccaaccactcgggaagctgagggaggagaatcgtgtgaacccggaaggtggaggttgcagtaagcagagatcaccccactgcacacCTGCCTAGGCAACCGTGCGagactcattctcaaaaaaaaaaagaatcatatagTATTGACTGCGCTGATAGTATTGACTGTGCTGGATGttacttggtttttcttttcacgCTGCCCCAGGCTGTACTCTCCATTTGGCAGGGGTGAGGCACCACTCGGATCTCCTCCAGCCTCTACCCCTGGGAGGAAGGTTGCACCCGTGAGGGGACAGAactggaggctgggtgtggaATATAGACTTTTCACATTAAACCATTTGTAAcacaaattttaaactttttaagtttttaaaattttaaactttaaaataatgatttcaaaaatgtaaatatttaaacactTCTTCCTACACAGATtttccacacacatacacacacgtctGGAACTTTGATGTCCTACCAGGGCCAACCCCCTGCCTAGGCTCCTCACATGCAGATACCAAAGCTTCGTTGCTTCATCTTCCCTTTAAAGCCTCTTAGCTCCTCTGTGATCTCAAGGCCATCCCAGGCCTAGCATCACTACCAGCGCCATGCCTGGTTCACCTTCTGACTGGCTCTCCCTGGTATCCCTTGTATTGGGACTTAACCTcacctctttctctccttgctCCCACTTCATCTACTGCCACATTCCCTTAATTTTTTCCCTCTTATTTGTACTATTTTCTGACCCacagcctttgtcagatggaaaCCACAGACCCTCCTTGGCCCCAGGAACTCTAGGGCTAAGAGTCTACTCTATTCTCTCCTGGTCTATAACCCCAT is part of the Chlorocebus sabaeus isolate Y175 chromosome 16, mChlSab1.0.hap1, whole genome shotgun sequence genome and encodes:
- the LOC103243316 gene encoding protein DBF4 homolog B isoform X2 → MSEPIKGDDCLELESSMADSRPRAPDLGAQLGVSRYLGKCQKNSPGAGKHPFSGKSFYLDLPAGKNLQFLTGAIQQLGGVIEGFLSKEVSYIVSSRREAKAESSRTNQRGCPSPNPSEVRVETSAMVDPKGSHPRPSQKPVDSVPLSRGKELLQKAIRNQGSISGGGSGGSSSLLTNARSWGVRILHVDGTLSVLGSCGGRVGDFDQECQLLGGSWSCELLVTGSQKYSAAMLIHKEMMMHMQQLSLASLCVKKQEPKKPEGTCPAAESRTRKVARLKAPFLKIEDESRESKAGEPSLRSAAHTMPRRKKGYCECCQEAFEELHVHLQSAQHQGFALEAHPYAEVDRIIAQLSHSFVDIPFQAGLPRWSGSPASDCDPLCPKTLHPHQPSHPRAASPRIRKEDGCQVSGVPKQDGTVNSTQAPAERAGTGEVPEPIASCQDLRGLVDVFMDTPETPMSRNPACQRLLPSSGFMELASGPDLALVGHKRKVQFPSGNAEKRVGASWPQASFFVPIAPNPCGTRTTGGKHLPCLPLPGHESRLLTSLQPLCHSQTCLSLPDPFPWQPTDRPGEFWATQPHWLGEGWPPGPEDSECATPSPVSQEAGQLPSCPTAPGRPSAPLHSATSVQPSGAPAESRSTSFLQPLPASAGASCS
- the LOC103243316 gene encoding protein DBF4 homolog B isoform X1; the protein is MSEPIKGDDCLELESSMADSRPRAPDLGAQLGVSRYLGKCQKNSPGAGKHPFSGKSFYLDLPAGKNLQFLTGAIQQLGGVIEGFLSKEVSYIVSSRREAKAESSRTNQRGCPSPNPSEVRVETSAMVDPKGSHPRPSQKPVDSVPLSRGKELLQKAIRNQGSISGGGSGGSSSLLTNARSWGVRILHVDGTLSVLGSCGGRVGDFDQECQLLGGSWSCELLVTGSQKYSAAMLIHKEMMMHMQQLSLASLCVKKQEPKKPEGTCPAAESRTRKVARLKAPFLKIEDESRKFRPFHHQFKSFPEISFLGPKDASPFEALTTLGSRHHTRESKAGEPSLRSAAHTMPRRKKGYCECCQEAFEELHVHLQSAQHQGFALEAHPYAEVDRIIAQLSHSFVDIPFQAGLPRWSGSPASDCDPLCPKTLHPHQPSHPRAASPRIRKEDGCQVSGVPKQDGTVNSTQAPAERAGTGEVPEPIASCQDLRGLVDVFMDTPETPMSRNPACQRLLPSSGFMELASGPDLALVGHKRKVQFPSGNAEKRVGASWPQASFFVPIAPNPCGTRTTGGKHLPCLPLPGHESRLLTSLQPLCHSQTCLSLPDPFPWQPTDRPGEFWATQPHWLGEGWPPGPEDSECATPSPVSQEAGQLPSCPTAPGRPSAPLHSATSVQPSGAPAESRSTSFLQPLPASAGASCS